One segment of Anopheles stephensi strain Indian chromosome 3, UCI_ANSTEP_V1.0, whole genome shotgun sequence DNA contains the following:
- the LOC118510431 gene encoding uncharacterized protein LOC118510431 isoform X2 gives MKLFGSSSTLLLILIIGLVWSEQLEQDNDTNDLETAESAFHIDPKTVIFTGLAGIGALVVKGIALGIGGGKLLLLAKNSGNSHSSSGWDSTSSSKSYSSHPSYPAYKSYSSSHSSSDDSKSTSYTGSLKVSGSLTPVH, from the exons ATGAAACtgttcggcagcagcagcaccctgCTCTTGATCCTGATCATCGGCCTGGTGTGGAGTGAACAGCTGGAACAGGACAATGATACGAACGATCTCGAAACGGCCGAGTCTGCCTTCCACATCGACCCGAAGACAG TGATCTTTACCGGGCTTGCGGGTATTGGTGCGCTGGTCGTGAAGGGCATTGCGCTCGGTATCGGTGGCGGTAAGCTGCTCCTGTTGGCCAAGAACTCGGGCAACTCGCACAGCTCCTCGGGCTGGGACAGTACGTCCTCCTCCAAATCCTACTCCTCCCACCCGTCCTATCCGGCGTACAAGTCCTACTCGAGCAGCCACTCGTCGTCGGACGACTCGAAGTCCACGTCGTACACCGGGAGCTTGAAAGTGTCCGGTTCGCTAACGCCG GTCCATTAG
- the LOC118510431 gene encoding putative protein TPRXL isoform X1, whose amino-acid sequence MKLFGSSSTLLLILIIGLVWSEQLEQDNDTNDLETAESAFHIDPKTVIFTGLAGIGALVVKGIALGIGGGKLLLLAKNSGNSHSSSGWDSTSSSKSYSSHPSYPAYKSYSSSHSSSDDSKSTSYTGSLKVSGSLTPVSSQSSSETTDTTTSAPSKTNLSLDDLDDPLPEN is encoded by the exons ATGAAACtgttcggcagcagcagcaccctgCTCTTGATCCTGATCATCGGCCTGGTGTGGAGTGAACAGCTGGAACAGGACAATGATACGAACGATCTCGAAACGGCCGAGTCTGCCTTCCACATCGACCCGAAGACAG TGATCTTTACCGGGCTTGCGGGTATTGGTGCGCTGGTCGTGAAGGGCATTGCGCTCGGTATCGGTGGCGGTAAGCTGCTCCTGTTGGCCAAGAACTCGGGCAACTCGCACAGCTCCTCGGGCTGGGACAGTACGTCCTCCTCCAAATCCTACTCCTCCCACCCGTCCTATCCGGCGTACAAGTCCTACTCGAGCAGCCACTCGTCGTCGGACGACTCGAAGTCCACGTCGTACACCGGGAGCTTGAAAGTGTCCGGTTCGCTAACGCCGGTGAGTTCTCAATCTTCGTCCGAAACGACTGACACGACCACGTCTGCCCCATCCAAGACAAACCTGTCGCTGGACGATCTCGATGATCCACTGCCTGAAAACTGA